The Neoarius graeffei isolate fNeoGra1 chromosome 10, fNeoGra1.pri, whole genome shotgun sequence genome has a segment encoding these proteins:
- the LOC132892767 gene encoding H-2 class II histocompatibility antigen, A-U alpha chain-like, whose translation MKLFLIFFTLMCVRDTESQFKHHELQITECSEKNKEFMLGFDGNEAFYADFEKKKGVTMLPPFADPIGSPGGYEAGEGQMAVCQQNLKLLTEDFKDQPVPQDAPQSSIYLKENIQLGSENMLICHSARFFPPPVTVRWTKNSVDVTEQSTLSRYFLNEDNTYNQFSHLPFTPQEGDVYSCTVEHKALETPDTKTWEVDVELPSVGPSVFCGVGLAVGLLGVATGTFFLVKGNRCN comes from the exons ATGAAATTATTTCTCATCTTTTTCACACTAATGTGTGTGAGGGACACTGAATCACAGT TTAAACATCATGAACTGCAAATAACCGAATGTTCAGAGAAGAATAAGGAGTTTATGTTAGGGTTCGATGGAAATGAGGCGTTTTATGCAGATTTTGAGAAGAAGAAAGGAGTGACAATGCTGCCTCCCTTCGCTGATCCGATTGGGTCCCCCGGAGGGTACGAGGCTGGTGAGGGTCAAATGGCTGTCTGCCAACAAAACTTAAAGCTGCTCACAGAGGACTTTAAAGACCAGCCGGTGCCACAGG ATGCCCCACAAAGCTCCATCTATCTCAAAGAAAACATTCAGTTGGGTTCAGAGAACATGCTCATCTGTCATTCCGCACGATTTTTCCCTCCACCTGTTACTGTGCGCTGGACCAAAAACAGTGTGGATGTGACGGAACAATCCACACTCAGCCGCTATTTCCTGAATGAGGACAACACCTACAACCAGTTCTCCCACCTGCCCTTCACTCCACAGGAAGGAGACGTTTACAGCTGCACGGTGGAGCACAAGGCCCTGGAGACACCCGACACCAAGACATGGG aggtggATGTTGAGCTTCCCAGTGTGGGTCCCTCTGTGTTCTGTGGAGTGGGTCTGGCTGTCGGACTGCTCGGAGTCGCTACTGGAACTTTCTTCCTCGTCAAAGGAAACAGATGTAACTGA